GGGTCGAATCCCGCCATCCCGACGAAGGAAAACCTGTTTTCGAAAAGGAACAGGTTTTTTGTTTTTTTGCGAGGTCTCGTTTTGTATTGGGCTACGCTTTTAGGCACTTTATAACAAAACAGGCATAGCAAAACTATTTACTACCGCCGCGTTTAAATTGATATTATTGATGATCAAACATCCTGGGAAAGGATATGCGATCCATAAAGAAAAGTCGGAAACTACTTATAATTTAACTCGTTCAACCTTATATGGTTTAGCTTCTCACAAAAACCACCCGTTCAACCGGATAGAAGTCTCCTCATCCAATTCAGGAGCATCAAAGAATGATGAATCATCCATAATTTGATTTAATTCTCCATTCGAATAATTAATACCATCAAACAAACGATCCCAGATTTTATAGGCAAATGAGGTTAAAGATATTACACTTCCTTTATTGACAATCCCAAGACACTCTAAAATCTTCATTTTATTCAGAAAATCTTCTACCGGCCAAAGTATAGGACCAACCCCATTTAATTCTTCCAGAGTCATACAAATTCTTGAATAAACATAGGATGGTGAACAGAACTTATATTTTTCTGCTAATTCTTTTGCATCCGCTTCTTCGCTGTTCAATATCCAAATAACAAACTGTATAAAAACATCAAACCGAATATCTTCCAATATGTAACCGTCTTCATCCTGAAACTCCATAGGATAAAAGCGATTTATAAAATTTAAAGTGTACAACTCCTTAACACTTTCCGGCATTTCAAAAAAACTTTTGCCCGGAATAACGATATCTCTGATCCACCCTCTTTGAGGTTTATCATTAAAGATAAATTGCAAACTGGAATTAACGACGCTTACTAAGTCTGCCACGGTTTTCCATCTTCCATAAGCGCTTTCTGCCAATATGCTTCGGAAGGTGTTTAGCTTTGCTATTGCTGCTGTTGTAACTTCTCTTTGTTCCTCGTCCAAACCTTCCGGAAAACTATGTAAAAAAGTTAAGATAGGGATATTACAGGATTTAGCGTATTGGTACTCGCTCTCCATAAATCCAGATCCATAAAGGCCCGCAACCAATACAATAAAATAATCACATTCGTCAATACGATTCTTAATATAGTTCAAACTTTGTTGCTCACTTGCAGGGAAGTAAGTCATCTCTGTTGGGAAATGCCCCAAGCTTAAAATACATTTAACAACAGCCTCCCGTGCTTCAGGAAGCGATCTGTTAACGTGACTTATAAATATATTGTATCTTTTTATCATGGTTTTTTTTTTAAAGTTATCGCGTCGCAAAATCACCACCAATTTTCATGTTTAAACAATTGTGCATTAATGTTATAATTGTGTATAGCATTAATTGTTCGGGTGAAAACAATAAAGCTTTGCTTTATAAAACAAATAAGATCAATGCACCAATAATCGCAGGCCGTGGAGGAAAGATTCGAAATTTGTACAGGAAAAGCGGCTTCATCCAATATACATATAACTATATTTATCGCCACCTTCGGGCAGATTTGTTTTTTTACCAAATGGGCATAACACTAACCTAAACTATAATCATGGCTAAAGTATTCATCAGTTATTCCTCTAAAGATGATCAATTTGTTAAAAGGCTCTCCACTGATTTACTGAAACACCAGGTACCGGTTTGGCTTGATGCTTACGAGCTTTCAATAGGCGATAGTTTACCAGACATTATCTTTCAAGGTATAGACGATTGCCCTTTTATCCTCGTTGTGTTCTCTGCCATTTACAAAAAATCACCATGGACTTCGAGGGAGTTTGAAGCCGTGCTTGAAAAGGAACAACGCGATAAGAAAAAATACCTTATTCCCGTAAGGATCGATGAGCATCCTTTGCCATCAGAAATTGAAGAAAGGATCAGGGTAAACTTAAGTGCCAATTACGATTCGGAGATGCGAAAACTGGTTCGCTTCTTCAAGTCGGAGCATATAAATATCTCTTCTATACCCATATCTGAAAGACAAATCGTATTTAATTTCAAAAGCCCGGTAGAGGTGGATGTTTTATTGTTAAAAAACTTATTGTTTGATCTGCACAAAAACCCGGAAAGTGAAATCGGCCGGAAACAACTCTTTTTTACAAACCTGGGCATGATTGATGAAGTGTTCGGGATTGCCCGGCAGCGAATGGATAAATGGACGGGGGATATAGCACTATCATTGCAATTTGAACGGCATAGCCTTAAAATAGAAAGCCTTATCGACGATATGCACCGGGGCATCCTGATTATCCTGAATCAATATAAAAACTATAACCATATTGAACTATTATCTACCAGTATCTTTTGGTTTTTAAAAGCCATCATGGGTTCAATTTATGCTTATATACTTATTTATACTGATCCGGAGGAAACCCTTCGTTTCGGTTTAAGGCGGGAAGACCTTGCTTTCTCGCCGTTTGGTTATGACGAAACGTTTAAAAAATTTTACTCGGTAAACGAACACGCCAGCCTCATTGTTTTTAATGATACCAATCATTTTGTTTTTTGGGCAGATAAGGCTTTATCTGAAGTTAGGGAGATCTCCAAATATGGTAAATTGCCATTTGCTGAAATGGTTTTTGGCGATTTGGTTTATAAATATTTTATCCCGCAAAATGTGTTTGTTTCGTTATTTAACGATAAGGTGCCTTTGATGAATTTATTTCAAAAATATATGATTAGTAATAATTAAACTTCGGTAATCAGTTACGCTATCCGCTTTCACAACAGCTTAAAGCATTTTTCTTACTCAATTAAAGCATTTTGTTTTAACACAATACCGAAGTTAGCACTCTCTCCCTTATCAAAAAGCCCTCAAACTAACCATTTGAGGGCGCTAAGAGTGTGAAAATTCTGTTTACTGCTCTTGCTTTAGTTTATTGGCATCAATAAGCAATATTTTGGCGCTGCGTTTTTCTGCAGCACGGGCCATGTGCTCGGTTCCGCCGGGGCCATCGCCGCCTCCCCCATCCCACAGCAGCAATAAGGTAAGCTGCTGCCCCCCATTTGCCAGGGCCGATTGGAGCAGCCATTGATTATTGCGTGTCCAGATACTATAATCTGGCATGGTACGGAGCCAGCGGGGTAATTCGGTGGTTTGCGCCAATACCGGATGCGGATGAGTAGCCAATAGCTTATCAAAGCGTTCAATCCAGGGCTTTCCGGCAAAAGCAACCGATTCTTTCAGGAACTGTTCGCGGGGCAAGGCCAGGTAAACAGCCGAGGGTATCTCTAATTCTACACAAATTTCATGAAACAGGATATCCCCTCCACAGGCACCTCCGGCAATTCCAAACAACTCCTCATCTTTGGCTAAGCTATTAATAACGCTTAAAACACAATCTTTAATCCTGTTTCGCGCATCCTGCTCGCTGCTTGCCGGGAACCTTGGTTTTGGCCGATCTGCTTTATCAATCATGTGGCCGGTGAACAACAAGTAGTGGCGACGCTTCGGCATGGGTGCTGATTGCGGATTAAGTATTGCCAGGGCTGCCTCTACGTTGGCTGTTTGCACATTAAGCATTCGGTAAAGCTTTAACTGCCGTACAATAGCGTCGATGTTCAGTTTCCCGGCCTCCTTGCGTACCTTATCATAACGGGCTGCAACCTTTTTGGGCTCTGTTGATAGCAAACAAAACAAATCAACATCAGCCACAAAAACCCAATGGTCTTTTTTTGCCAGGTCCTCCTGCTTTAATTTAGCAGCGTTAACTGATACCTGCACCGCTATCGACAATTGTTGTTTTTGCCGGTGATACTCCGCTAATTTACCGGCGGCGATTTCTGTGCTATCAAAGCCTTCCTCAAATACCTCCGGATAAGCTTCGGCCAGGCTAATCAATATCACCAGCATACCCAATGCGTTTAAACCCGAATAAAAATGATTCAGATCGGCCATAAAACCGGCGTAATACCAGTTGTATGATTCTATTAAATAGGGAGAACGTAAAGCTTCATGAAATAAGGCCTCGTCCGTTTTATCCTTCCATGATGACGTCCAACGTGTTTTTGCATTGCGTGCCCGTAAGGCCAAACTTTCGGCACGTGAATTTGGTGTTATGTTGTTATGTAGCAGGGTAATATCAATTGCCCTGTCAGATTTTCCTAAAAGGCCCAAGCCCTCCGCTTCATTCAAAGTTAATTCGCTTTCAGCCAATCGTTGATAAACGGTAGCCAAACGATCATTAGCGTTCAAATCCCGCGCTTTTTCCGAACGTATTTTTTCCCAAAGCACCCGCGACGCTTCAAATGATTTGTTTTGATACAAAATTTCGGCAATCAACCTCCAGGCTCTCAGGCACCAAACAAAATACCCGGCTTCATCGGCAAGCAAGGCAAGCAGGCCCAAATCTTTCTTAGCCTCAGCATCGCGTACCTCCTCCAAAAAATCGTCAGGAATGGAGATGTATTTCTCCGGATCCTGCGCTTCCAGGGCTGGTAATGTTTTAAAAACCGGGCTATCTGTTCTGTCAGATGCAAGAGTATCTTTTATTGCCCTCTTGAGGTCTTCAAGTGCTTTATCCGGCGACTCTTTTTTATAGGTTACATACCGGGGCCCTACAATATCAAAAGGGGTATCGTCAAAACCGCGGCATTTAATTAATATGGTATGTTGATTTCGCAACGCGTGCCGAATACCAAGCTCATAAAAAACATTGGCATTATAAATACTGATATCGGCAATCACCAAATCGGCCAGCAACAGTTCAGAAAACATATCTTCACGCACATCTCCGGCTTCAAACACCTCGGCAGTTGTACCGCCCTGCAGGCCTGCGGCTTCAGTGGCCGGCCGGATCAGTTGTTTCTCTACCTCATCAAAATCAAATTCGCTTTTTTTCGGAGCCTCTCCTTCAGCTGCTTTGCTATAAATAGTCTTTAGTCCAAACGGACGTACGATGAATACCTTTTTCATTTCAAAAAGTGTCTAAAATGATCCATATTTACCTGTGCTTTTCCGGCGGCTTTTCCTACCTCGCGCATATCATCCATCGCGTCTACACAATCCATCTGCTGTACTTTTTCGGCATCAATATCCGGCAGGCCTAACGCAGCCAAACCCCTATCGCTTAAATCAGCATTATAACGGATATAGCTGAAATGGCGGTTGGCATCATTATCCAAAGGCAGCACTTTACCATCTTTATCCATCGGTATCAGATCGCCCATTTCACGGTCAATCTGCGCTCCGTAAATACAACGGCCAACTGTGCGGCAATTAATATCCTGATCTACCGACATGGCATACATTAAATTTGTTGGCAAGCTACTTAGCGTATCCAAAAGGTTACTGTACCCCCCGGTTGAAACTGCTGCCCCGGTACCAACCGAAACAATCAGTAAATTTTTTTCGCCTGTTTTCCAGTTCAAACCATAGGGCTTTTGTGTGGCCATTCGGTATAAAAGAAATGCCGGATTATTATACGGTGTAACCCCGCCATCAACAAAAATAAAAGTCTTTTCAGGATCGTTTGGGTCCCATTGCAAAGTTTCGGGCCTGAAATAGGCCGGGGCTGCGGTACTGGCCCGCACCAGTTGATATAAAGGGATACGCAGGTTGCAATCAGACCGGCCGGAGTGGTTATACTTTGCATTGGGGTTATTGCTGATGGGCCAGGGCGAATCGGTACTGCGATTCATGGTTACCACCAGTAACAAAGATTTAAATTCGCCGCTTTTTAAATCGATGTCACCGCTACCGAAAGTGTTTTTTAATTCCTGTAGCAAATGGCCATCGTTATAAAAATACTTCACCTTTTTTAGCAGGAAGGCTTTATCAAACATGGCCTGCCCTTTTTTGGCATAAAAGTTTAACAGGGCCGACACCGACATCCCTCGCGCCAAACCTGTTGCTATAATTGCCCCCGTACTTGTGCCTCCTATATAATCAAAATAATCGCCCAGTAACAGGTTAGGGTTGTTAAGTTCGGCGCGGAGTTTATTTTCAAGCTCCAAAAGCATTTCGAGTGTGATTACTCCTCTGATGCCCCCGCCATCGAGGGATAAAATTTTGCGCGGGCGTTCGGTTTCGTAACGATGGGCAAGCGGGCCCCAGATATTTTGCGTTTCCATGATAAAAAGATAAGGTTTACTGATGAACGAATATAATGATAATTAATACCTTATATACTTAAAAAAATATTTAATCAGGTACTGTTTTTTAGAATAAAGCACCTTACGCAGGTAAAAAAAACGGACTGCCAAAGGGTGTGCTCACTTGTACAACTTGTATTCCATTTTATTTCAATGCCACCATCCTCCCAATAATTACATTCACATGAAATTAAAACATCAGATGTTTAATTAAACATCCTATATTTGCATTGTTTATTAATCAAACAATGGCCGAAAAACTAAGCAATAAAATCATCCGCCTGATAAAAGATGATATCACAGCCGGCAAATGGAAAGCCGACGAAAAGCTTCCCTCAGAATATGAGTTGATGCAACTGTACGCCGTGGGCCGCTCAAGTATCCGCGAAGCCGTAAAATCGCTGGCCGACGCGGGGGTGTTGCGGGTACAACAAGGTTCGGGCACTTTTATTAACCCGGTGGCCGAATCGGAAAGCATAGAACAACGCCTTAAACGCGCCGCCTTTGATGAGATTAACGGTGTACGCCGGATGCTTGAGCTGGAAATTGCCACGCTGGCATCCCAACATCGTTCGGCCAATCACCTCGAAGAAATAAAAACCAGGCTGGATGAACGTAAGGATGCCATACTGGCAAACGAGCGCGAAGCCTGTATCAACGCCGATATTGCTTTTCATTATGCCATAGCCAAAGCCTCGTTAAACGGGGTACTGGCTGATTTGTATCAAAACTTCACCCATATTATCCGCGATTTTTTTGAGAAACGCGAAAAACAGGGTATCAATCATTTTGCCATGAGCCATCACCTGCACGAGGCCCTTTACCAGGCCATTGCAAACGGCAATACCGAAGAGGCCCGGCAAATCACCATCCAAATTTTAAAAAACAATTATTAACGTCATGACTATCTTAACTTTCACCCTCATATTACTGGCCGGCGCCTACCTTGCCGGCCTGGTGGGTTCACTAACCGGCCTGGGCGGCGGCGTAGTTGTTATACCATTGCTCACGCTGGTATTTCATGTTGATATCCGGTATGCGATCGGCGCAGCCCTGCTGGCCTCTATCGCAAACTCGTCGGGCGCGGCCAGCGCTTATGTTAAGGAGGGGATTACCAATATCCGTCTTGGCATGTTTCTGGAAATTGCTACTACGGTGGGCGCTGTAGTTGGCGCAATGCTGGCGGTGTATACCCCAACCAATACCATAGCCATACTATTTGGTTGTATCCTGCTTTTTTCGGCCGCCATGACTTTGAGGAAAAAGAACCAGGTTGCGCTTACCGATGGCAGCCGAACCGCCGCTTTCCTGAAACTAAACGGCAACTATCCAACCCAGGCGGGCGTTGTTGAATATAAACTTAAAAACGTTGGCGCAGGCTTTTCTATCATGACGGTTGCCGGCATTTTATCAGGCTTGTTGGGCATTGGCTCGGGCGCGCTGAAAGTGCTGGCTATGGATTCGACCATGCATATCCCTTTTAAAGTAAGTACAACCACCAGTAACTTTATGATAGGCGTAACCGCTGCAGCAAGCGCCGTAGTGTACCTGCAGCGCGGCTACATGGATCCGGCTATTGCCTTCCCGGTAGTGCTGGGTGTACTGGGCGGTGCATTTACCGGTGCACGCCTGCTTAAAAAAATCGACCCGAAAGTATTACGCTACATTTTTTGCGCCGCCATTGTTTTTGTTGCTGCCGAGATGATGTACAACGGCATTCAGCATAAATTTTAAAACCAACAATCATGAACACTCCACATAAAACCAAAGGCATAGCCGACCGTGACATTGAACTGCTGGTGGGCCGCCTGTTACGCAGCGGCGTTATTACAGCCAGTTGTATTGTACTTATTGGCGGCATATATCTGCTGCTGCAAAACGGCTCATCGGCAATGCCATCCTACCACCATTTTGGCGGCGAAAACGCAAGTTATACCACCTTTCAGGGTATTTTATCAAGTGCCTGGCATCTCAATGCCAAAGGTATAGTGCAGCTTGGGATTGTGGTATTGATTGCAACGCCGGTATTGCGAATAGCGCTATCCTTATTTGGCTTTGCCTTAGAGAAAGACTGGCTTTATGTAATAATCACTACTATTGTATTGGCAGTGATGCTACTGAGCACTATTGGCGGGTTGAAAATTTGATGATGGTTGAAAAGCATTGAGCGATTGCAATAAAACCAACGCGGTATTTGTGGATTCAACGTATCATAACACGGTAAAACGTGTTTGGTTGCCATATGCCAGAATACCCCGATATTATTGCTTACTTTATCATCGGAATTACCTTAGTTTTATACAAAGTGAATGCCTTATCCTGAATGCTTTGTTTTTTGGGCGCAAAAATAGAGCCTTGTTATTATAAGTAAATTTTTATTCCCTAAACGCATGAAAGCACAAATCAAAGATATAGACGTTTACTTTGGCTGCAGCGCCATTTTAGGGGTTAAAAGCTGGAGCACAATTATCCGGTATCATCAATATCAGTTACATTTCGATTTTGATGAAAGCGAACTTTCCAACAATAATATCCTCAAACCAAAAATCGACCAAAAGCTGATGGTACATGTTGTTGAGCATGTATTAGAGCATATAAACGCTATAAAATTAAAAGCCACAGCGCTGTTTACAGAATTACATAGCCAGGTTTACGGCCCAAAATCATTATCTGATGATAAAGGATATTTTCAACCGGAAAATATTAAGTTAAAAAAAGTGTCGGATATCGGCGGTGACGGAGCGGGTCTGGTTCCGCATTTTGAATATGATGTTCATTATTGTTTAGAATCGGAAATTGATATTTTAATTGATGTATACTACACGTATCGTGCACGCTTCTCTAATTATAACGGCTTAACATTGATTGGTGCCTGGCGAACAGGATAATCGCATGCTTTTTAAAGCCATTGAGTGTTGATCATATTTCTTGTTTTTTCGACAATCTTCCCCTCTACATAAAAAACACATTAAACCTATGCCCATCCGGATCGGTAAATACAAATCCATAATATCCCTCGCCAAATGCTTCCGGGTTTGAAACAAGCGTACCACCCGCCGGCTCAACTTCTTTGGCCCAGGCATCAACCTCCTCCCGGCTCCGGGCCGATATGGTAAATATAATTTCATTACCGGTATTGGTATCGGCTATTTGCCCTTTCATGCCGGGTTCAAGCACTTCCTTTAAAAAGAAGTGAATAATAAAATCTTCTTCGCCAAAAAAGAAACTGGTAAGCTGCTCTGAAGCTCCGTTGTGTTTAAAGCCGAGCTGCTTATAAAAAGCGGTGGTGCGGTCTAAATTTTTAACGCCGAAATTTGCCCAGATTTTTTTTGGTTTCATAACTGTAGGTTTTGTTGGTTTAAATAGCTGTTATTTATTAACGATGTTATATAAGCGGCAGGGTAAACCACAAGGTGCTCCCCTTGCCCAACTCGCTGATCACCCCTATCCGGCCGCCGTGTTTGCGGATAATTTCGGCACAGATGTACAAGCCCAGGCCAATGCCCGATACCTGGATGTTGTGCTCGGCCCGGTAATAGCGATCAAAAATATGCTTTTGTTTTTCGGCGGGGATGCCGGGGCCAAAATCGGTTACCGAAATTTTTACGGCGTCGGTTTCTCTGCGCACATCAATAATGATATCTTTTGAATCGGGGGCATATTTAACCGCATTATTCACAAGGTTAACAATTACCTGGTCAATCAGTTGCTCATCGGCCATAATTTCCAGTTGCAAATCGCCCTCAAGCCTAACCGTATGCGTTCCGGTTGTACGAACGTGCTGGCAGCAATCACTTATCAAATCGGCAAGTATAAATGTTGTTTTATGAATCTGGAACTGGCCCTGGCTTACCTTGTTTGTATTTAGGAGTACGTTAACCAAATCGCTCAGTTTATCCATGCTGCGGTTGGCCTGCTGCACCATTTTGGCCTGCATGCCGGCATCGGCGGGGATAAGCCTGCTTAATATTTGCAGCGAGGCTTTAAGGGAAGTGAGCGGCGTTTTAAGTTCATGACTGGCAACACTTATAAAATCGTCCTTTTCGCGCAGTGTTTTAATGCGGTTGGTAACATCGGTAAAAGTAACAATGCAACCCGATACCTGTTCATGGGCATCAATAAGCGGAGCCGCATTTACAGATATAAAAATCTTTTCACGATCAGGGAAAACAACGCCGATCTCCTGGTCATAAATGGCCATACCGGTTTGCAGTACAACTTGCATCGGGTGATTCTCTATCGGTAATAGCGACCCGTCGAGCCGTTCGTTTTGCCATTTGGTGTCGTTGTACGCCCGGTCTAAAAACTGGGTCTCGCTTAAACCCATAATCTTTTGGGCCATGGGGTTGGCATAGATAGGCCGGCCGCTGTGGTCAACAATTACTACCCCTTCGGCCATGGTATCCAATATACCCTGCAGCCGTCGTTCATTAGCACGCAAATTTTCTTCGAGCGTAGTTTTCTCTGCAATAATAGCTTCAAGATTCATCCGTGCAAGTACCTGGTCGGTTACCTCCACCGCTAAATCCATCACGCCAACCACAACGCCATTATCCAGCAGCGGGCGGTAGCAGAAATTGAAGTAACGGATTTCTGTAACGCCATGGTGCATCATTTTAACCGGAACATCATACCCGTTTGAACCCTTGCCGGTACGGTAAACCTCAAAAATTAATGCAACAGCGGGCTCTCCCCTAAGTTCGGGCATACTATCCAATATTGGCCGGCCAACAATAGAGGCATCCTTATGTAAAATCTCCAGCATGGGCGGGTTTGCCAGCTCGATCACCAATTCGGGGCCACGAAATACAAGGATAGCCACCGGTGCCTGGGCAACAAGCCGCCTAAAATCCATTTCCGACTCTAACAAACGCGTATTAAGTCGCGAGATGTTTTCGTTGGATGCGTTAAGATCCCTGTTAATCGCCGAGAGGTCATCGTTTGCCCTTTGGATCCTGTCACTACTTGCCGATAGTTCATCCATCAACTCCTGTTCGCGGATATGTTTTATGCCGAGTTGTTCGCGGGCGTGTTTTCTGTCGCTAACGTCGGCAGCGGTATGCAATATAGCTATCGTATCTCCCACGAGGTTTTTGATAGCGCAATACTCAAAATCAAAAAATGAGGTTTTCTGCTCGCCGTCAATCACCAGGGTTGCGGGCATTTCTGTAGCCTTGTAGGTTTCACCTGTTTTCCAAACGGTTTTTAGCAGGCCGCCAAAGGGCTGTCCGGCTATTTCCGGTATTGCCTCTTCAAAGGTTTTTCCAACCACACTGATGTTCTTACCCCAAATAGTAAGCATGGCATCGTTCGCAAACCTGATGCGCAGGTTTTCATCGTCATAAACCGCAGTAGCGTCTTTTGACCGGGATAAGATCTGTAACAGGCCGTGGTCGGTTATCATCACTGGTTAACACCCGATGATGGGGTTTTGTTGGTAAAAAGAAAAAGGATTTTATTTTCCAGTTGATGTTGTTC
The sequence above is a segment of the Mucilaginibacter celer genome. Coding sequences within it:
- a CDS encoding DUF4062 domain-containing protein, producing the protein MIKRYNIFISHVNRSLPEAREAVVKCILSLGHFPTEMTYFPASEQQSLNYIKNRIDECDYFIVLVAGLYGSGFMESEYQYAKSCNIPILTFLHSFPEGLDEEQREVTTAAIAKLNTFRSILAESAYGRWKTVADLVSVVNSSLQFIFNDKPQRGWIRDIVIPGKSFFEMPESVKELYTLNFINRFYPMEFQDEDGYILEDIRFDVFIQFVIWILNSEEADAKELAEKYKFCSPSYVYSRICMTLEELNGVGPILWPVEDFLNKMKILECLGIVNKGSVISLTSFAYKIWDRLFDGINYSNGELNQIMDDSSFFDAPELDEETSIRLNGWFL
- a CDS encoding toll/interleukin-1 receptor domain-containing protein, with the translated sequence MAKVFISYSSKDDQFVKRLSTDLLKHQVPVWLDAYELSIGDSLPDIIFQGIDDCPFILVVFSAIYKKSPWTSREFEAVLEKEQRDKKKYLIPVRIDEHPLPSEIEERIRVNLSANYDSEMRKLVRFFKSEHINISSIPISERQIVFNFKSPVEVDVLLLKNLLFDLHKNPESEIGRKQLFFTNLGMIDEVFGIARQRMDKWTGDIALSLQFERHSLKIESLIDDMHRGILIILNQYKNYNHIELLSTSIFWFLKAIMGSIYAYILIYTDPEETLRFGLRREDLAFSPFGYDETFKKFYSVNEHASLIVFNDTNHFVFWADKALSEVREISKYGKLPFAEMVFGDLVYKYFIPQNVFVSLFNDKVPLMNLFQKYMISNN
- a CDS encoding tetratricopeptide repeat-containing protein; this translates as MKKVFIVRPFGLKTIYSKAAEGEAPKKSEFDFDEVEKQLIRPATEAAGLQGGTTAEVFEAGDVREDMFSELLLADLVIADISIYNANVFYELGIRHALRNQHTILIKCRGFDDTPFDIVGPRYVTYKKESPDKALEDLKRAIKDTLASDRTDSPVFKTLPALEAQDPEKYISIPDDFLEEVRDAEAKKDLGLLALLADEAGYFVWCLRAWRLIAEILYQNKSFEASRVLWEKIRSEKARDLNANDRLATVYQRLAESELTLNEAEGLGLLGKSDRAIDITLLHNNITPNSRAESLALRARNAKTRWTSSWKDKTDEALFHEALRSPYLIESYNWYYAGFMADLNHFYSGLNALGMLVILISLAEAYPEVFEEGFDSTEIAAGKLAEYHRQKQQLSIAVQVSVNAAKLKQEDLAKKDHWVFVADVDLFCLLSTEPKKVAARYDKVRKEAGKLNIDAIVRQLKLYRMLNVQTANVEAALAILNPQSAPMPKRRHYLLFTGHMIDKADRPKPRFPASSEQDARNRIKDCVLSVINSLAKDEELFGIAGGACGGDILFHEICVELEIPSAVYLALPREQFLKESVAFAGKPWIERFDKLLATHPHPVLAQTTELPRWLRTMPDYSIWTRNNQWLLQSALANGGQQLTLLLLWDGGGGDGPGGTEHMARAAEKRSAKILLIDANKLKQEQ
- a CDS encoding patatin-like phospholipase family protein; the protein is METQNIWGPLAHRYETERPRKILSLDGGGIRGVITLEMLLELENKLRAELNNPNLLLGDYFDYIGGTSTGAIIATGLARGMSVSALLNFYAKKGQAMFDKAFLLKKVKYFYNDGHLLQELKNTFGSGDIDLKSGEFKSLLLVVTMNRSTDSPWPISNNPNAKYNHSGRSDCNLRIPLYQLVRASTAAPAYFRPETLQWDPNDPEKTFIFVDGGVTPYNNPAFLLYRMATQKPYGLNWKTGEKNLLIVSVGTGAAVSTGGYSNLLDTLSSLPTNLMYAMSVDQDINCRTVGRCIYGAQIDREMGDLIPMDKDGKVLPLDNDANRHFSYIRYNADLSDRGLAALGLPDIDAEKVQQMDCVDAMDDMREVGKAAGKAQVNMDHFRHFLK
- a CDS encoding FadR/GntR family transcriptional regulator; translated protein: MAEKLSNKIIRLIKDDITAGKWKADEKLPSEYELMQLYAVGRSSIREAVKSLADAGVLRVQQGSGTFINPVAESESIEQRLKRAAFDEINGVRRMLELEIATLASQHRSANHLEEIKTRLDERKDAILANEREACINADIAFHYAIAKASLNGVLADLYQNFTHIIRDFFEKREKQGINHFAMSHHLHEALYQAIANGNTEEARQITIQILKNNY
- a CDS encoding sulfite exporter TauE/SafE family protein translates to MTILTFTLILLAGAYLAGLVGSLTGLGGGVVVIPLLTLVFHVDIRYAIGAALLASIANSSGAASAYVKEGITNIRLGMFLEIATTVGAVVGAMLAVYTPTNTIAILFGCILLFSAAMTLRKKNQVALTDGSRTAAFLKLNGNYPTQAGVVEYKLKNVGAGFSIMTVAGILSGLLGIGSGALKVLAMDSTMHIPFKVSTTTSNFMIGVTAAASAVVYLQRGYMDPAIAFPVVLGVLGGAFTGARLLKKIDPKVLRYIFCAAIVFVAAEMMYNGIQHKF
- a CDS encoding DUF1634 domain-containing protein, producing the protein MNTPHKTKGIADRDIELLVGRLLRSGVITASCIVLIGGIYLLLQNGSSAMPSYHHFGGENASYTTFQGILSSAWHLNAKGIVQLGIVVLIATPVLRIALSLFGFALEKDWLYVIITTIVLAVMLLSTIGGLKI
- a CDS encoding VOC family protein, with the protein product MKPKKIWANFGVKNLDRTTAFYKQLGFKHNGASEQLTSFFFGEEDFIIHFFLKEVLEPGMKGQIADTNTGNEIIFTISARSREEVDAWAKEVEPAGGTLVSNPEAFGEGYYGFVFTDPDGHRFNVFFM
- a CDS encoding PAS domain-containing protein, with protein sequence MITDHGLLQILSRSKDATAVYDDENLRIRFANDAMLTIWGKNISVVGKTFEEAIPEIAGQPFGGLLKTVWKTGETYKATEMPATLVIDGEQKTSFFDFEYCAIKNLVGDTIAILHTAADVSDRKHAREQLGIKHIREQELMDELSASSDRIQRANDDLSAINRDLNASNENISRLNTRLLESEMDFRRLVAQAPVAILVFRGPELVIELANPPMLEILHKDASIVGRPILDSMPELRGEPAVALIFEVYRTGKGSNGYDVPVKMMHHGVTEIRYFNFCYRPLLDNGVVVGVMDLAVEVTDQVLARMNLEAIIAEKTTLEENLRANERRLQGILDTMAEGVVIVDHSGRPIYANPMAQKIMGLSETQFLDRAYNDTKWQNERLDGSLLPIENHPMQVVLQTGMAIYDQEIGVVFPDREKIFISVNAAPLIDAHEQVSGCIVTFTDVTNRIKTLREKDDFISVASHELKTPLTSLKASLQILSRLIPADAGMQAKMVQQANRSMDKLSDLVNVLLNTNKVSQGQFQIHKTTFILADLISDCCQHVRTTGTHTVRLEGDLQLEIMADEQLIDQVIVNLVNNAVKYAPDSKDIIIDVRRETDAVKISVTDFGPGIPAEKQKHIFDRYYRAEHNIQVSGIGLGLYICAEIIRKHGGRIGVISELGKGSTLWFTLPLI